One Saccharopolyspora erythraea NRRL 2338 genomic region harbors:
- a CDS encoding endonuclease — MRRTAALLFAGLLAATPSAAVAAPAAPGGEFTVLTYNVAGLPEPLSGSDPANNTPVIGERVRPYDVVHVQEDFNYHDALYEADDHPHRTPTSGGVPFGSGLNTLSDFPLHGLDRVTWSQCWINEADCLTPKGFTFTRVEVAPGVEVDFYNLHADAGDAPLDQAARRSNLIQVSDHMAEHSAGRAVVVMGDTNSRYTSSGDIVREFAQRNGLEDVWVRLVRGGVPPAVGEPAPGCDDETADQCEVVDKIFYRGGAGVSLDATSYRNERSGFRTQSGAPLSDHDPLSAGFRWSAG, encoded by the coding sequence ATGAGGCGCACCGCCGCACTGCTGTTCGCGGGACTGCTCGCCGCGACGCCGTCCGCCGCCGTCGCCGCGCCCGCGGCGCCGGGCGGGGAGTTCACGGTGCTCACCTACAACGTGGCCGGGCTGCCCGAGCCGCTGTCGGGCAGCGACCCCGCGAACAACACGCCGGTGATCGGTGAGCGCGTCCGGCCATACGACGTGGTGCACGTGCAGGAGGACTTCAACTACCACGACGCGCTGTACGAGGCCGACGACCACCCGCACCGCACGCCCACGAGCGGGGGAGTGCCGTTCGGCTCGGGGCTCAACACCCTCTCGGACTTCCCGCTGCACGGCCTCGACCGCGTGACGTGGTCGCAGTGCTGGATCAACGAGGCCGACTGCCTGACGCCCAAGGGGTTCACGTTCACCCGCGTCGAGGTAGCCCCCGGGGTGGAGGTCGACTTCTACAACCTGCACGCCGACGCCGGTGACGCACCGCTGGACCAGGCGGCGCGGCGGTCGAACCTGATCCAGGTCTCGGACCACATGGCCGAGCACTCGGCAGGCCGGGCTGTGGTGGTGATGGGCGACACCAACTCCCGCTACACCAGCAGCGGCGACATCGTGCGCGAGTTCGCGCAGCGCAACGGCCTGGAGGACGTCTGGGTGCGGCTGGTGCGCGGCGGCGTCCCGCCCGCGGTCGGCGAGCCCGCACCGGGTTGCGACGACGAGACCGCCGACCAGTGCGAGGTGGTGGACAAGATCTTCTACCGGGGTGGCGCGGGCGTCTCCCTCGACGCGACGAGCTACCGCAACGAGCGCTCCGGCTTCCGCACCCAGAGCGGCGCGCCGCTGTCCGACCACGACCCGCTCAGCGCCGGCTTCCGCTGGAGCGCCGGCTGA
- a CDS encoding phospholipase D family protein, with the protein MINFARGVIGAAGASPAPLYLRDVWARRKAVITREDDVRDAAGRRARPWRGSGDGEVGCQVEHVEDGGLAGKWLLSSEERGNPATDLDLRHADGAAWSRGNLVRPLIDGVDYFRRLRDELADVGEGDQIYISAWIGDPAERLDGSGKSVGGLLVRALEAGAAVHGLFWCPYVDARKDFVPENDSFVALLQSLGGEAVFDQRVRAVGCHHQKFIVIRRPRQPDSDVAFVGGLDPCASRRDDAEHHGDPQAQASIADVFGDQPAWHDAHLQVRGPAVADVEHCFRERWNDSAALRRKPLLWLYERIRGARSETVELPPQQPPPPRCGGHVVQLLRTYPSKLPPYPFAPHGERSVARGYRKALGNARRFVYVEDQFLWSPMVAEVFAEALRREPELHLVAVLPEGPDKDGVVQVATSDVAHREALDELYAAGGDRVQVYELENTEGLPVYVHSKVCVVDDEWAAVGSANLNRRSWTYDSELTAAVVDEDTGDTRSFAAELRLRLWREHLGRGEDDDEDLVDPLRGMEVLRRASEALEDWRNSARTEPRPRGHLRIHPRPAPSVARKAWARPTARAVIDPDGRSRAMRRQNRL; encoded by the coding sequence GTGATCAACTTCGCCCGCGGCGTGATCGGCGCGGCGGGCGCCAGTCCGGCACCGCTTTACCTGCGCGATGTTTGGGCGCGTCGCAAGGCGGTGATCACACGTGAGGACGACGTTCGCGACGCGGCCGGCCGGCGGGCGAGGCCGTGGCGCGGTTCGGGTGACGGGGAGGTCGGTTGCCAGGTGGAGCACGTCGAGGACGGCGGTCTGGCCGGGAAATGGTTGCTCAGCAGCGAGGAACGGGGCAACCCCGCGACCGATCTCGACCTCCGCCACGCGGACGGCGCGGCGTGGTCCCGGGGCAACCTGGTGCGTCCGCTGATCGACGGCGTCGACTACTTCCGCCGGCTGCGGGACGAGCTGGCCGACGTCGGTGAGGGCGACCAGATCTACATCTCGGCGTGGATCGGTGATCCCGCCGAGCGGCTCGACGGCTCGGGGAAATCCGTCGGCGGCCTGCTGGTCCGGGCGCTGGAGGCCGGAGCGGCAGTGCACGGGCTGTTCTGGTGTCCGTACGTGGACGCCAGGAAGGACTTCGTGCCGGAGAACGACAGCTTCGTCGCGCTTCTGCAGAGCCTCGGTGGGGAGGCGGTGTTCGACCAGCGGGTGCGGGCCGTCGGCTGCCACCACCAGAAGTTCATCGTGATCCGCAGGCCGCGGCAGCCGGACTCCGACGTCGCCTTCGTCGGGGGCCTGGACCCGTGCGCGAGCCGGCGCGACGACGCCGAGCACCACGGCGATCCCCAGGCGCAGGCGTCGATCGCCGACGTGTTCGGTGATCAGCCGGCGTGGCACGACGCGCACCTTCAGGTGCGCGGGCCCGCGGTGGCCGACGTCGAGCACTGCTTCCGCGAGCGGTGGAACGACTCCGCCGCGCTGCGGCGCAAACCGCTGTTGTGGCTCTACGAGAGGATCCGGGGCGCTCGGAGCGAGACCGTCGAACTCCCGCCGCAACAGCCGCCGCCGCCTCGGTGCGGAGGACACGTCGTGCAGTTGCTGCGGACCTATCCGAGCAAGCTGCCGCCCTATCCGTTCGCGCCGCACGGCGAGCGCAGCGTGGCGCGCGGTTACCGCAAGGCGCTGGGCAACGCGCGCCGGTTCGTCTACGTCGAGGACCAGTTCCTCTGGTCGCCGATGGTGGCCGAGGTGTTCGCCGAGGCCCTGCGGCGCGAGCCGGAGCTGCACTTGGTCGCGGTGCTTCCCGAGGGACCGGACAAGGACGGCGTCGTGCAGGTCGCGACCAGCGACGTCGCGCACCGCGAGGCGCTGGACGAGCTGTACGCGGCAGGCGGTGACCGGGTCCAGGTCTACGAGCTGGAGAACACCGAGGGGCTGCCCGTCTACGTGCACTCCAAGGTGTGCGTCGTCGACGACGAGTGGGCGGCCGTGGGCTCGGCCAACCTCAACCGCCGGTCTTGGACCTACGACTCGGAGCTCACCGCCGCGGTGGTGGACGAGGACACCGGCGACACCCGCTCGTTCGCCGCGGAGCTGCGGCTCCGGCTGTGGCGGGAACACCTGGGCCGGGGCGAAGACGACGACGAGGACCTGGTCGACCCGCTGCGGGGAATGGAGGTGCTGCGGCGCGCTTCCGAAGCCCTGGAGGACTGGCGGAACTCGGCGCGGACCGAACCCCGGCCGCGAGGGCACCTGCGCATCCATCCTCGCCCGGCTCCGTCGGTGGCGCGCAAGGCGTGGGCGCGGCCCACCGCGCGCGCCGTCATCGACCCGGACGGCCGTTCGCGGGCGATGCGCAGGCAGAACCGCTTGTGA